TATATCAGAGAGGCAGCCCTTAACAAGCGGGTAAGTCCTCATACTATCCGTCATACCTTTGCCACCCATCTTTTGGATAACGGGGCTGATCTCCGGGCGGTTCAGGAACTTTTGGGCCATGTGAGCCTTTCTACCACCCAGATTTATACGCACGTAAGCGGAGAGAGGCTGAAGGCGGTCTATGAAAAGGCCCATCCGAGGGCGTAAGACAATGGCGGATTGCGGATTGCGGAATGCGGAATGGAAGATAAAAGATTCGGTAACTACTCAATCTTCAGCCTTCAGACTATCTGCCCGAGTAGTTACGTTTATTCAATTAAGACGGTGAAGAGAAACAAGTAGTGAAAAAAACAAGTCGCCATTCGTCATCCGAAATCTGAAATCAAAACCATAGTAGTTACGTTTATTCCATCAAAACTGCGAGGAGAAACAAGGAGTGAAAAAAACAATCCGCAATCCGCAATCCGCAATCCGAAATAGGGGGACTACCATAATTGCGGTCAGACACAAAGGAGAGGTAGCTATCGGAGGTGACGGCCAGGTCAGTTTCGGTGAAGCGGTGGTGAAGCATAAGGCCAAAAAGATAAGACGGATGTATGAAGACAAGGTCCTGGCCGGGTTTGCCGGAACAGCGGCTGATGCCTTTACCCTATTTGAAAGATTTGAAGGCAAATTAAAGGAGTTTCGGGGCAATCTCCCGCGAGCCGCCGTAGAAATGGCTAAGGACTGGCGAAAAGATAAATTCTTAAGGAGATTAGAGGCCCATTTGGCGGTGGTAGATAAGGAGCATTCCTTTATTATCTCCGGCAGTGGTGATGTCCTGGAGCCGGATGATGGGGTTGTGGGCATCGGTTCGGGCGGGAACTATGCGGTGGCGGCCGCCAGGGCTTTGATCAAGTATGCGGATTTAAATGCGGAAGCTGTTGTTAAAGAGGCGCTTACTATTGCCTCAGAGATATGCGTCTATACCAATGACCAGATTACGGTCGAGCGACTTTAAGGGTAGTTTCGAATTACAGCCCATATAGTCCACATAATTCCTATTGGAGGTGCATAATCAATTGGCTATTAATGGCTTAACGCCGAAGGAGATTGTTAAAGAACTGGATAAATATATTATTGGTCAGGACGAGGCCAAGCGTGCCGTAGCTATTGCCTTGCGCAACCGGGCCAGGCGGCAGCAGTTGCCGGAAGAATTGCGGGAAGAGGTGGCGCCCAAAAATATCATTATGATCGGCCCTACAGGGGTGGGAAAGACAGAGATCGCCCGGAGACTGGCCAAATTGGCCCAGGCCCCTTTTGTCAAAGTGGAGGCCACCAAGTTTACTGAGGTGGGTTATGTTGGCCGGGATGTAGAGTCTATGGTCAGGGATCTGACCGGAATGGCCGTGAATATGGTTAGGGCTGAGGAGATGAGTAAAGTGGAGGATAAGGCCGCTCAGGCCGCCGAAGACAGGCTCCTTGACCTCTTGCTTCCCAAATCCCGATCCCGAAAGAAAAAGTCGCCCGAGGATTCCCTGATGAGGGAGTTGGGTTTGGACGTGGAAGCTATGCAGGAAGAAAGTAGAGAGACAACCCGGGAAAAATTTAGGAAGCAGCTTCAAGAGGGTAAGCTTGACCACCGGATGGTTGAAATCGAAACGAAAGAGAGTGGTCTGCCCAATGTAGAGGTGTTTGCAGCGGCTGGCCTGGAAGGGTTTGACCTCAATTTTAATGAAATCTTTTCTAATATTATCCCGCCTAAGGTCAAGCGGAGGAAAGTAAAAGTCAATGAGGCCCAACGTATCCTGGCTCATGAAGAGGCCCAGAAGTTGATTGATATGGAAGAGGTAACCAAACTGGCCATAAAAAAGGTGGAAGATAGTGGGATTATATTTCTGGATGAGATAGATAAGATTACCGGTTCCGGAGGCGGCGTCGGGCCAGATGTTTCACGAGAGGGCGTCCAACGGGATATTCTACCTATTGTTGAGGGGTCAACCGTCGCTACCCGATATGGGCATGTGAAGACAGATCATATTCTTTTCATTGCGGCTGGGACCTTTCATCATTCTAAACCCAGCGATCTCATCCCTGAACTTCAGGGTAGATTCCCCATCAGAGTAGAGCTTTCCTCTTTAACTGATAAGGATTTCAAGCGAATCCTGACCGAGCCGGAGAGCGCCTTGATTAAACAATATGTAGCCCTACTGGCTACCGAGGGAGTAAAGGTAGAGTTCCTTCCTGAGGCCATTGATGAGATAGCCCAAATTGCCTCGCAAGTTAATGAAGGCACAGAGAATATAGGGGCCAGGCGTTTGCATACTATCCTTGAGCGGGTAATGGAAGAAATATCTTTCAATGCACCAGAGGATGGTAAGAAGATGACTATTGACGCGGCTTACGTTCGTCAGAGATTGGAAGAAGTGGTCAGAGACGAGGATCTGTCGAGGTATATCCTTTAAGTTTCGAGTTTCGGGTTTCGAGTAAAACATATACGAAGGAGGACCTGGTTCCTCGTTTGGGCCAGTCGGGGTAGAGTCCACCGTCTATATAGTCCACATAGTCCATATAGTCCAGAGAAAACAACTCAAACTCATTAAAATGTGCTAAACCCTAGGGCATATTTTGACGATATTTAAGGTATAGAACGAAAAAAAGGGAGGGGATTTAATATGTTCAATGACTCATCGATGATGCAAACCATCAATATCCTGCATCAGGGTCTTAATACGGCCTCACTCCGCCACGAAGTCATCTCGCACAACATCGCCAATGTCAATACACCTGGTTACAAATCCCGACAAGTGAATTTTGAAACACATCTGAGAAGTGCCCTCCATGAAGAGGGTGAGTTAGAGTCTATTTCTACTAACCCGAGACATATCCACTTTGGGGGTTGGCCTGATCCGTCTAATGTCGGCGCTGAGATTGTGGTTAATGACGACCTCTTTTACCGGAATGACACCAATAGCGTGGATATCGATCAGGAGACCTCTATTATGGCCAAGAATACCATCATGTATAATGCCTTATCTACCAACATAGGTGGATTCTTCAGGACCCTTCGAGAGGTGATCAGAAGTGGAGCGGGCGGCGCCTAATAACTAAGACATTGCGGATTTTTCCGATTTCGGATTTTCGGAAGGCGGAGGGCGGATTAAAAATCTGGTAACCGTTCAGCACATGATGCTGGATGCTGGATGCTCGATGCTCGATCCTCGATGCTGGTAAAGGATCCAGTATCCAGGATCGAGCATCGAGCATCGAGTTTGTGCCTTCAGACTTCAGCCTTCCGCCTATCCACCTGAATAGTTACCGAAAATCTTTTATTCCGCAATCCAAAATCCGCAATCCGCAATGAGAGAGGATGTGACGATTAATCATGTGGAGACTCGAGAGTATTGATCACGTAATGGGCATAGTTGGTCGAAGTAGGAGACCTGAAGCAGCCGGGAGACTCTTTACCGCCATTGATGCCAGTGGCTCAGGGATGACGGCAGAGCGTCTTCGGATGGACATAATCGCCAACAATATTGCCAATGTCAATTCGACCCGAACACCGGAAGGAGGTCCCTATCGTCGAGAACAAGCCATCTTTACCCCCAGGCCGGCGGGTTGGCATTTTCCTATCCCCTTTGGTAATATTTTAAATTTGGTCGATCAATTGAAAGCTAACCAAACTGATCCCAAGCATATCCCTTTTGAAGACGAAATTGGTTCAGGCCCCTACCCTCGACGAGGGGTGAGGGTTTTAGCCATTGTCAAGGATCAGTCTCCCTTTCGGATGGAATATCAACCTGGGCATCCTGATGCCGATAAGAGAGGATATGTGCAGATGCCCAATGTTAATATAGTCCATGAGATGACCGATATGATATCGGCTTCCAGGGCCTACGAGGCCAATGTCTCAGCCGTGCAGTCAGCCAAAAATATGATGATGAGGGCACTTCAGATAGGCAGAGCGTAACGATGACGGATCACGGAGGGCAGATGACGGCGTAACCTGGATGCTCGATGCTCGATGCTCGATCCTTGATCCTCGATCCTGGATACTGAATCCTTTACTAGCATCGAGCATCGAGCATCGAGCATCGAGCATCGAGCATCGAGCATCGAGCAATGTTCTGAAATCAGAAAGGGGGGAGGCGGATTACAGATTACAGATGGCGGAATAAAGATTTTGGCCTTGTTCATCATTTGAGCCGCTCAGGATAGAGTTCACCGTCCACACCGTCCACCTCGTCCATACAGTCCATAGAAAGCACCTCGCCCCCTCTTGACCGTGAACCGTGGACCGTGGCCGAAACGATGAACAAGACCAAGATCTTTAATCCGCCATCCGAAATCTTTA
This portion of the bacterium genome encodes:
- the hslV gene encoding ATP-dependent protease subunit HslV; protein product: MRNRGTTIIAVRHKGEVAIGGDGQVSFGEAVVKHKAKKIRRMYEDKVLAGFAGTAADAFTLFERFEGKLKEFRGNLPRAAVEMAKDWRKDKFLRRLEAHLAVVDKEHSFIISGSGDVLEPDDGVVGIGSGGNYAVAAARALIKYADLNAEAVVKEALTIASEICVYTNDQITVERL
- the hslU gene encoding ATP-dependent protease ATPase subunit HslU is translated as MNGLTPKEIVKELDKYIIGQDEAKRAVAIALRNRARRQQLPEELREEVAPKNIIMIGPTGVGKTEIARRLAKLAQAPFVKVEATKFTEVGYVGRDVESMVRDLTGMAVNMVRAEEMSKVEDKAAQAAEDRLLDLLLPKSRSRKKKSPEDSLMRELGLDVEAMQEESRETTREKFRKQLQEGKLDHRMVEIETKESGLPNVEVFAAAGLEGFDLNFNEIFSNIIPPKVKRRKVKVNEAQRILAHEEAQKLIDMEEVTKLAIKKVEDSGIIFLDEIDKITGSGGGVGPDVSREGVQRDILPIVEGSTVATRYGHVKTDHILFIAAGTFHHSKPSDLIPELQGRFPIRVELSSLTDKDFKRILTEPESALIKQYVALLATEGVKVEFLPEAIDEIAQIASQVNEGTENIGARRLHTILERVMEEISFNAPEDGKKMTIDAAYVRQRLEEVVRDEDLSRYIL
- the flgB gene encoding flagellar basal body rod protein FlgB; its protein translation is MFNDSSMMQTINILHQGLNTASLRHEVISHNIANVNTPGYKSRQVNFETHLRSALHEEGELESISTNPRHIHFGGWPDPSNVGAEIVVNDDLFYRNDTNSVDIDQETSIMAKNTIMYNALSTNIGGFFRTLREVIRSGAGGA
- the flgC gene encoding flagellar basal body rod protein FlgC, whose amino-acid sequence is MGIVGRSRRPEAAGRLFTAIDASGSGMTAERLRMDIIANNIANVNSTRTPEGGPYRREQAIFTPRPAGWHFPIPFGNILNLVDQLKANQTDPKHIPFEDEIGSGPYPRRGVRVLAIVKDQSPFRMEYQPGHPDADKRGYVQMPNVNIVHEMTDMISASRAYEANVSAVQSAKNMMMRALQIGRA